One Hippocampus zosterae strain Florida chromosome 21, ASM2543408v3, whole genome shotgun sequence genomic region harbors:
- the magi2a gene encoding membrane-associated guanylate kinase, WW and PDZ domain-containing protein 2a isoform X9, which produces MPPSVPLAVFQTIPTGTTRQPKEGEVPGVDYHFLSVQRFRELEKSGALLESGAYEDNFYGTPKPPVEPAAPSLNVTERLLLVAGARPSSEGKRKRNKSVSDMEKASIEPPEEEEEERPGIVVNGNGMALTPESSEHEDKNAPGEAPAEADPGRSPKSGVLPKLEENDELGLLPDNWEMAYTEKGEVYFIDHNTKTTSWLDPRLAKKAKPPEECKEDELPYGWEKIDDPIYGSYYVDHINRRTQFENPVLEAKRRLQQEQQMQSQGLSSLPLPAIYREKPLFTRDPTQLKGSFLSTALHKSNMGFGFTIIGGDEPDEFLQVKSIIPDGPAAADAMMATGDVIVYIDDVCVLGTTHADVVKLFQSVPIGQSVTLVLCRGYPLPYEPDDDNANGAAPAPAAVISPLGIMEQRPLMANGRQGYDNYLDYISRAARSVPDAGQDHRRQLPDAHLPDTPDGVSVASQGESLTLTLVKGADGFGFTIADGADGQRVKQVLEPAGCPGVSEGDLIVEINKQAVLGFTHAQVVDLLKECAVGAETCLVVQRPVTGGYSPWKSRKQVSEQREPPHGLSSQSAPVMSHSAPYPNRKHRQQVLLRASVPDSASEALALSEAEPFGPYENSRTIFESRQAGPPRTTFPADVSSAEYQDLEVNLRNHKSGFGFRVLGGDEAGQPVSPETREKILIGAIIENSPADVDGRLRPGDELLFVDGVPVVGKPHRYVIELMHGAARNGQVNMLIRRRRRAAGDSCQENGRHSGSLTTYGDGAPPANAQPSDVLIHRKESEGFGFVIISSLNRPEAPAANPVPHKIGRIIEGSPADRSAKMKVGDRILAVNGQSIVDMPHADIVKLIKDAGLSVTLRVIPQEVEASNPPSAPTSEQPSPLAQQQLSPKTQPPGAAVSSQPDPAAAESGQSHAKAHQSPVSSQLPAPPTHTYPHEGSYRSEVKARQDVKPDIRQPSFTDYRQPPVDYRHPPVVDYRQPPTLDYRHPPLLDYRPQFAIPEYRMPPVQLSQDFDFFTVELEKSVKGFGFSIRGGREYKMDLFVLRLAEDGPALRNGRMRVGDQIIEINGDTTRDMSHGRAIELIKSGGRRVRLLLKRGTGQVPEYDSGAARPSASPSLPEVTAPLDSFSPPKVGSDGGRSACEGRMGEERQAAPGRPSERIPGESGFPVTTAAHANGKSGPGPEPGRESAARRSAVSPGPWKIPGSDKLPSSLRGANVGHIMD; this is translated from the exons ATGCCGCCATCAGTGCCTCTGGCTGTCTTCCAAACCATCCCGACGG GCACCACCAGGCAGCCCAAAGAAGGAGAGGTCCCAGGGGTGGACTATCATTTCCTAAGCGTCCAGCGCTTTAGGGAATTGGAGAAAAGCGGCGCCTTGCTTGAGAGCGGAGCCTATGAAG ATAACTTTTACGGCACACCCAAGCCTCCCGTCGAGCCGGCTGCTCCGTCGCTAAATGTAACGGAGCGGCTGCTGCTGGTAGCGGGCGCCAGGCCCAGCTCGGAGGGCAAGCGCAAGCGCAACAAGTCGGTCAGCGACATGGAGAAGGCCAGCATCGAgccgccggaggaggaggaagaggagaggccCGGCATCGTTGTCAACGGCAACGGCATGGCCCTCACGCCAG AGTCGAGCGAACATGAGGACAAGAACGCCCCCGGCGAGGCCCCGGCCGAGGCGGACCCCGGCCGCTCCCCGAAAAGCGGCGTCCTCCCCAAGCTGGAGGAGAACGACGAGTTGGGCCTGCTACCCGACAACTGGGAGATGGCGTACACGGAGAAAGGAGAAGTTTACTTCATCGA CCACAACACCAAGACCACGTCGTGGTTGGACCCGAGACTCGCCAAGAAGGCCAAGCCGCCCGAGGAGTGCAAAGAGGACG AGCTTCCGTATGGCTGGGAGAAAATCGACGACCCCATTTACGGCAGCTACTATGTGGA CCACATAAACAGGAGGACTCAGTTTGAGAACCCGGTTCTGGAGGCCAAGAGGAGACTCCAGCAGGAGCAGCAGATGCAAAGTCAGGGGCTCtcctccctcccgcttcccgCCATCTACAGAG AGAAGCCGTTGTTCACGCGGGACCCCACGCAGCTGAAAGGCAGCTTCCTGTCCACGGCGCTCCACAAGAGCAACATGGGCTTCGGCTTCACCATCATCGGCGGCGACGAGCCCGACGAGTTCCTGCAGGTGAAGAGCATCATACCCGACGGGCCGGCCGCCGCCGACGCCATGATGGCCACAG gcGACGTGATCGTGTACATCGACGACGTGTGCGTGCTGGGCACCACGCACGCCGACGTGGTCAAACTCTTCCAGTCGGTGCCTATCGGGCAGAGCGTGACGCTGGTGCTCTGCCGCGGTTACCCGCTGCCCTACGAGCCCGACGACGACAATGCCAACggcgccgcccccgcccccgccgccgtcaTCTCCCCGCTTGGCATCATGGAGCAGCGCCCCCTGATGGCAAACGGTCGCCAAGGCTACGACAACTACCTGGACTACATCTCCCGCGCCGCCCGCTCGGTCCCGGACGCCGGTCAGGATCACCGCCGGCAGCTTCCCGACGCCCACCTCCCGGACACCCCGGACGGCGTCTCGGTGGCGTCTCAAGGCGAGTCGCTGACGCTCACCCTGGTGAAAGGCGCCGACGGCTTCGGGTTCACCATCGCCGACGGCGCCGACGGCCAGCGCGTCAAGCAGGTCCTGGAGCCGGCCGGGTGCCCGGGGGTCAGCGAGGGCGACCTGATCGTGGAGATCAATAAGCAGGCCGTGCTGGGTTTCACGCACGCCCAAGTGGTGGACCTGCTCAAGGAGTGCGCCGTGGGCGCCGAGACGTGCCTCGTGGTGCAGAGACCTGTCACAG GTGGCTATTCACCGTGGAAGAGCCGCAAGCAG GTGTCGGAGCAGCGGGAGCCCCCCCATGGCCTGAGCAGCCAGTCGGCTCCCGTCATGTCCCACAGCGCCCCCTACCCAAACCGCAAGCATCGGCAGCAAGTCCTCCTCAGAGCCTCGGTGCCGGACTCGGCCTCCGAGGCTCTGGCGCTGTCCGAAGCCGAGCCGTTCGGCCCGTACGAGAACTCCCGGACAATCTTTGAGAGTAGGC AAGCGGGACCCCCGAGGACAACTTTTCCCGCAGACGTCTCGTCAG CAGAGTACCAGGACCTGGAGGTCAACTTGCGCAACCACAAGTCCGGTTTCGGCTTCAGGGTCCTGGGCGGGGACGAGGCGGGCCAGCCTGTGAGTCCGGAAACACGTGAGAAG ATCTTAATCGGCGCCATCATCGAGAACAGCCCGGCGGACGTGGACGGGCGTTTGCGTCCCGGCGACGAGCTCCTCTTCGTGGACGGCGTTCCCGTGGTGGGCAAGCCGCATCGCTACGTCATCGAGCTGATGCACGGCGCCGCGCGCAACGGACAAGTCAACATGCTCATCAGGAGGCGCAGGCGGGCCGCGG GCGACTCGTGCCAGGAGAACGGGCGCCACTCGGGCTCGCTGACCACGTATGGCGACGGCGCGCCGCCCGCAAACGCGCAACCGAGCGACGTCCTCATCCACCGGAAGGAGAGCGAAGGCTTCGGCTTCGTCATCATCAGCTCGCTCAACCGGCCGGAGGCGCCCGCCGCCAACC CGGTGCCGCACAAGATCGGGCGCATCATCGAGGGCAGCCCGGCCGACCGCAGCGCCAAGATGAAGGTGGGCGACCGCATCCTGGCCGTCAACGGCCAGTCCATCGTCGACATGCCGCACGCCGACATCGTCAAGCTCATCAAGGACGCCGGACTCAGCGTCACGCTGAGGGTCATCCCGCAGGAAG TGGAGGCGAGCAACCCGCCGTCCGCGCCCACCTCGGAGCAGCCGAGCCCCCTGGCCCAGCAGCAGCTGAGCCCCAAAACGCAGCCGCCCGGCGCCGCCGTCAGCTCGCAGCCCGACCCGGCAGCCGCCGAGTCGGGCCAGTCGCACGCCAAAGCGCACCAGAGCCCCGTCAGCAGCCAGCTGCCCGCGCCCCCGACGCACACGTACCCCCACGAGGGCAG TTACAGATCGGAGGTGAAAGCCCGCCAGGACGTGAAACCGGACATCCGGCAGCCATCGTTCACCGACTACCGCCAGCCGCCGGTGGACTACCGGCACCCCCCGGTGGTCGACTACCGCCAGCCGCCCACCTTGGACTACCGCCACCCGCCCCTCTTGGACTACCGGCCGCAGTTCGCCATCCCGGAGTACCGGATGCCGCCGGTGCAG CTCTCGCAGGACTTTGACTTCTTCACGGTGGAGCTGGAGAAAAGCGTCAAGGGTTTCGGCTTCAGCATCCGCGGAGGTCGGGAGTACAAGATGGATCTCTTCGTCCTCAGGCTGGCCGAGGACGGCCCGGCGCTACGCAACGGCAGGATGAGG GTGGGCGACCAGATCATCGAGATCAACGGCGACACCACGCGGGACATGAGCCACGGACGCGCCATCGAGCTGATCAAGTCGGGGGGCAGGCGGGTGCGTCTCCTCTTGAAGCGCGGCACGGGACAGGTCCCCGAGTACG